The Halobacillus ihumii genomic sequence TCACATGTTGTGAACAATTCAACTGTCCGTGAAACGTCAATGATAGCTGATATAAAAAGCTTAATTAAAGTCGGAATAATAAACTCCAATCTGATTACAACGTTTACAGGGTTCTGGCTTGCCATGTATTTTACCGGTACAGGCTTCGCCGGTCATTGGCTGACATTCATATTGACCATGTTCGGAACCGCTTTCTTAATTGCGGGTGGATGTATTATTAATAACTGGTATGATAGAGATATCGATCACATTATGACACGAACGGTCAGCCGTCCCACTGTTACGGGGTCTATTCCATTGTCTGTAATTTTATGGATGGGGATTGGCACTTCGAGCCTTGGTTTTATTATTCTGTTATTCACAACCTTAGAAGCTGCCCTCTTTGGAGCATTTGGCTGGTTTGTTTATGTTGTGCTGTACACCATGTGGTCTAAGAGAAAATACACAATCAACACGGTAATTGGAAGTTTTTCCGGTGCTGTTCCGCCATTAATTGGCTGGGCTGCTGTTGAACCGGGACTACGGTTAGAAGCAGTTATCCTATTTTTAATTATGTTTATTTGGCAAACTCCTCATTTTTTAGCTTTAGCCATGAAGAAAAAAGAGGATTACAAAGCAGCTGGAATACCAATGCTTCCGGTTGTACATGGTTTTAAAATGACCAAACGGCAAGTAGTTGTTTATGTAGCTTGTTTATTGCCATTACCGATATACTTAGTTTCTTTGGGAGGAATATTTCTAACTGTGGCCTTCGTCTTGTCATTTGGCTGGTTGATACTGGGTTTAGCCGGATTCTTAATGAAAGATGATTATAAATGGGCCAAGTGGATGTTTGTTTATTCCTTGAACTATTTGACAATCCTATTCTTAACGATGGTGCTTGTCACATTGCCAGTTTCTTTTTAAGGTAACTGACTCTTTCTAAGAGCTAGTTCCAATAATATAATTCAATCAAAAGAGAAAGAGAGGTATCACTCAATGAGAGGTTGGATGGGAAAGTTCCGTTCCTTGATCTTGTTTGGCGCATTAACCCTTTTCCTATCGGGATGCGGGGTTGAGAATATGACTGCACTAAAGCCAGAAGGATATGGAGCGAATTTATTATTTGATCTTATGATGATCAGTATTGCGATAATGCTTTTTGTATTTATTATCGTAATGGCGATCTACACGTTTGTGTTAATTCGTTATCGTCAGAAAAAGGGACAGGAAGATTATATCCCTAAACAAACAGAAGGTAACAAAGCTTTAGAAATAATTTGGACAGTGATCCCAATTATTTTACTTCTAGTACTAGCTGTTCCTACTGTACAAGCTACGTTTGACTTAGCAGATACTGGAGCTAAGAATGATGAGGACGCATTAACCATTGAGGTTACTGGTAATCAGTACTGGTGGCACTTTAATTATAAAGGACAGGAAATCACAACAAGTCAGGACCTTTATATTCCAACTGGTGAACGCGTATACTTAGATTTAAAGTCGAGTGATGTAATTCACTCATTCTGGGTCCCTTCCATCGCAGGTAAGATGGACACAAATCCGGGCGAAAATGTTAATACGATGTACTTAGAAGCTTTTGAAGAAGGCGTTTACTGGGGACAATGTGCTGAGCTTTGTGGTCCGTCGCACTCCTTAATGGACTTTAAAGTAATTGCCGTCAGTCCTGAAGAATTTGACCAGTGGGTTGAGGATATGAAAAATGTTGATCCTGAAGCTCAACCAGAGACAGCCTCTGCACAAGAGGGTCAAGAATTATTTAATAACAACTGTATGAGTTGTCACGCGATTGGAAGCGGCGGTGCTGGTATTGCACCAAACCTAACCAATTTTGGAAACCGTACAATGATTGCAGGAATTCTTGAACCGACGAAAGAGAACCTGGTTGATTGGATTGTGAACCCTGATGAAATCAAGCCTGGCAACCAAATGCCGGCCAATTTAGTTTCTGAAGAGGAAGCAAGCAAAATTGCAGACTACCTGCTGCAGCTTAAACATTCAGAAGTGACACCTGATTCTGCAGGTAAAAACAACCAAGAATAATTTATAATTACGAGAAAGAGGTTTTAAGGGAGGTTAAAGCGTGAGTACTGCTGTTGCTCAAAATCGTGGACTCGGCGCTGCGATTTGGGATTATTTAACAACGGTTGACCATAAAAAGATTGCCCATCTTTATTTGGTCTCCGGTGGTCTGTTTTTCCTGATCGGCGGGCTTGAAGCGATGATAATTCGAATCCAGCTTATGGAGCCTAGTAATAACTTCATATCCGCTGGACTGTATAACGAAATGATAACGATGCATGGTACAACAATGATTTTTCTGGCAGCTATGCCGATTATATTTGCTTTAATGAATGCCGTCGTACCATTGCAAATTGGAGCACGAGATGTAGCTTTTCCATTTTTGAACTCACTAGGTTTCTGGCTGTTTTTATTTGGTGGGTTATTATTAAACATATCTTGGTTTACTGGCGCTCCAGATGCGGGCTGGACGAACTATGCACCACTTTCGACCACCTCGCCAGGCCATGGAGTGGACTATTATGTGATGGGTCTGCAAATTGCCGGAGCCGGAACGTTAATAGGGGGTATTAACTTTCTTGTTACGATCGTTAATATGCGTGCCCCTGGTATGACATATATGCGTATGCCGTTGTTTACATGGACTGTCTTTGTAACGAGTACATTGATCCTGTTTGCCTTCCCGGCATTGACTGTTGGTCTTTTCCTTATGATGTTTGACCGCATGTTTGGGTCTGCATTCTTTGATGTTGCTCTAGGCGGTAACGCGATGATCTGGGAGCATTTATTCTGGATCTTTGGACACCCGGAAGTATATATCTTGATTCTTCCTGCTTTCGGTGCTTTTAGTGAAATCTTTTCTACCTTTTCTAAAAAACGCCTGTTTGGTTATTCAGCCATGGTATTTGCAACGGTATTAATTGGCTTTTTAGCTTTCATGGTATGGGCTCACCACATGTTCACAGTAGGATTGGGGCCGATTGCTAACTCGATCTTTGCCGTAGCTACAATGGCGATTGCTGTTCCAACCGGTATTAAGATATTCAACTGGCTGTTTACAATGTGGGGCGGTAACATTAAGATGAATTCGGCAATGCTTTGGTCGGTTGCTTTCATCCCAACTTTCACCATCGGAGGTATGACGGGGGTTATGCTGGCTGCTGCAGCTGCTGACTACCAGTACCACGATACTTATTTTGTAGTCGCTCACTTCCACTATGTTATCGTGGGTGGCCTCGTGTTCGGTATTTTCGCTTCCCTCCATTACTGGTGGCCGAAAATGTTCGGGCAGGTTTTAAATGAAGCTTTAGGCAAGTGGACATTCTGGCTCTTCTTCATTGGATTCCACATGACGTTTTTTATTCAGCATTTCTTAGGCTTGATTGGAATGCCACGTCGTTACTGGACTTATCAGGAAGGGCAGGGACTAGAAGTAGGGAACATGATCAGTACAGTCGGAGCATTTTTAATGGCGATTGGTACGCTTGTTTTCATCTATAACATTGTTCAAACTGCCGTAAAAGGTAAGAAAGTTAGCGGTGACCCTTGGGATGGCCGTACGCTTGAATGGTCAATTCCATCACCACCGCCACATTATAATTTCAAACAAACTCCGCTTGTCCGCGGTCTTGACGCGCTATGGGTTGAGAAAAGTGATGGTAAGAAAGGGATGACCCCTGCTGAACCGCTTGGTGATATTCACATGCCAAACAACTCTATTCTTCCGTTCTTAATGTCATTAGGGTTGTTTATTGCAGGATTTGGATTTATCTATCAAGTGGATGATAAAATGTGGTTAACTCTCGTATTTATCGGAATGGGTATTACCCTTGGATCTATGTTGACACGTTCAGTCAAAGATGATCTTGGACACCATATTCATAAAGAAGATCTTGAGAAGGGGGCTGGCGAGTAATGAGTAATGAGGATGTACTGAATCCAAAAGAAATGCCACATGAGCCGGAAAAAGCCACCCTTGAAGGTAAGAATAAATTCGTAGGCTTTTGGTTCTTCCTTGGCGGAGAAACCGTATTGTTTGCATGTTTATTTGGAACATATCTTGCATTAAACGGCTCAACAATGGGGGAGAATACTCCTGAACACCTGTTTGGCTTAGAGCTGGTGTTTATTATGACGATGCTGCTGTTAACGAGTTCTTTGACAAGTGTGTACGCGATGTACCACATGAAGAACAATGATTTCGGCAAAATGCAGTTATGGCTTGGTGTTACTGTCGTGCTTGGGCTCGGATTTCTAGGCTGTGAAATTTACGAATTCGTACACTACATTCACGAATATGAATTCACATTCCGTTCTTCCGCATTCGGATCTGCTTTTTATACGTTAGTTGGGTTCCATGGTGGTCATGTTCTATTTGGTTTATCATGGATCACGGCGCTAATGATTCGTAATTCAAGACGTGGCCTGAACTTGTATAATGCACCAAAGTTTTATATTGCAAGTTTATACTGGCACTTCATTGATGTTGTATGGGTATTTATCTTTACTGTCGTATATTTGATGGGAAAGGTGGGGTAATGGATGGCGAATCACTCTAAATCACCTAGTCAGCAAATGGACTTTGAGAAGCGGCAGCATAAGGAAGAAATGAAACAGCAAGTAATTAGTTTTGTGATGATGATTCTATTTACAATCATCGCATTTAGCATGGTGCTGCTTGAGGTTAACTCGTATTTTCTCATCCCTACATTGATCATATTGGCAGTTGTGCAAGTCCTTTTCCAACTGTACTACTTCATGCATATGAAGAATAAAGGTCATGACATGGTGGCCATGATGATGTACGGAGGAATTAGTGTTGCCATATTGACGATCATTACCTTTACGACTATTATTTGGTGGTAAAGAAGACAAAAGACCGGGCGCTCCGGTCTTTTTCTTTTATGTCCAATTTATGAACATTAAAAAAGATCTTGGACAAGGCTCGTGTTTTAGGTGAAAATTAGTTAAAATAGAGAGGTAACAAGTCTATACAATCTGAGGTGAGACACCCATGTGGTTAGAACTTCAAATATTCGGATTTCGAGCGCTATGGAGTCCTTATTATTTGCTTTTTGTTTTAGTACTTTCGTTCCTATACTTTATGATAACCGGACCTTGGCGTAAAAAAGGGGAAACAAGACCTGAAGCGCGTCAGCAGGTAATGTTTTATATTGGGATGGCATTGTTATATGTTATCAAGGGTTCACCAATCGACTTACTGTCCCATATTATGTTTACCGCACATATGATACAAATGGCACTTTATTACCTATTGTTTCCAATCCTTATTATTAAGGGGATTCCTGTTTGGATTTGGCAAAAAGTTTTTGAAGTGCGAGGACTAAAGTCAGTTCTTAGTTTTTTAACAAGACCGTTGCTTGCCCTGTTATTATTTAACGGATTTTTCTCGATTTATCACATGCCACAGGTGTTTGATTATGCTAAATCGAGTGAATGGACTCATGCACTAATTACTACCGGCATTTTATTTACCGCATTTTGTATGTGGTGGGCCGTTTATTCCCCGTTAGATAAAACAGATCGTTTAAGCCCTATTTTAAAAATTGGCTACATATTTGCTAACGGTGTTTTAATTACACCAGCATGCGGTTTGATTATTTTTGCAGGCGCCCCTATTTATGAAACGTATTCCCAAGCAGGTGCATGGCTGCAGGCGATGAGTTTATGTGTGCCTACAGATGTTCTGACAGGCATCTCAAGTCAATTAAGTGGTCCTAGTTTCTTTACTCCAATGCCAGTGCTGCATGATCAGCGGTTGGGCGGAATCGTCATGAAAGTTTCGCAAGAGATCATTTTTGGCTACATTATTGCTCAGATCTTTTTCAGCTGGTTTAATCGCGAGCGTGATACCATTGATCCACTTCCAAGCCAAATGCAAACGGATTCGTAATGCCGAGAGCTTATCCTCACCTATGAAGTTTGTCGTAAGATTTATCGAAAAGGAGAACGCACATGCCATTATTACCCACACTAAGTACTTTTTTTATAGTACTAAGCGCGATATTAATTGCTATTGGCTGGCGGTTAATTGTTGTAAATAAACCTCAAGCACATAGAAAGGCTATGATAGCTGCATCTATCAGTGCATTGATCTTTTTCATTATTTACATGAGCCGCACGATCTTCGTCGGGAATACCAGCTTCGGCGGTCCTGATGATATTAAAATTTACTACACTGTTTTCCTGATTTTTCACATTATCCTTGCTACAGTAGGAGCGGTGTTTGGAATTGTGACCTTGACGTTAGCTTTTAAACGAAATTTAATAAAGCATCGAAAAGTTGGTCCAGTTACGAGTATCATCTGGTTTTGTACGGCAGTCACCGGTGTAATGGTGTACCTGTTGTTATATGTGATTTATGAAGGTGGAAAAACGACCAGCATGCTAAAGGCAATTTTTGGATTTTAAGCGGACAGCAATTAGATGAATCAGTCTAATTGCTGTTTTTATAACAACTAAAGGAGAGGATTAGGTGGAACATGCCACGGAACGAATCAGGTTTATGCCGATAACTGTTCAAGCGGCCCAGCTTTTAATGAAAAACCCCATCGGTTTTTATACGTCATATGGTTACCCGCGTAATAAATCCTGGCCTCATGATGGATTAAAAGTGATTTTGCCTTTGTATGTGGAGTTGTTAGAAAACGATAGGTCTGAATTCGGGTTTGGTCCGTGGATGATGGTGGATCGTAAAGTCGGAGAAATACTCGGAGACATAGGGTTTAAGGGGCAGCCCAAGGATGGCATAATCGAAATTGGCTACTATGTGGTTGTTTCCAAGCGAAATCAGGGTTTCGCCACGGAAGCTGTAAAATCGATGTGTGACTGGGCTTTTCAGCAGCCGCATGTTCAGACTGTACAAGCCCAATGTGACAAACGTAATATATCTTCTCAACACGTTTTGTTCAACAATGGATTTATCCAAGTTTCTGAAAAAGGCTCTATCATTACTTTTATGAAAGAAAAATACAGTCGTGCTGTAAAGTCTGGTACAAGTCTGGACCAGCATCAATAATCCCGTGAGTCGGAAGCCATCGACCACGGGATTTGTGCTGTTTATAGCTTTAAATTCCACTTAATAATCCCGGCTTCTTTAGCCGAGTTAAAAGCGATTAGAGTAAGCGGGCCTAGGATAAAGCCTGTAAGCCCGATGAGCTGTAAGCCGAGATACATGGCAATCAGAGTGGCTAACGGAGACAAACCAATGTGGCTGCCCATTACTTTCGGTTCAACTGTTCTACGTATAGCAAGCAGGATAATTGCTAATACAGCCAGTTGTGTTCCGAGTGGAATATCCCCTGTGATAAACATGTACAATGACCATGGCCCTAAGATCACAATTGAACCTATAATTGGAATGAAGTCAATCACCCAGATGATCAGCGCCATGACGATAGCTACTTCTGGGGCGATCCACAACAAGCCGATAAGCGAAACGATAAAGATGATAATACTAACAAGGAATTGTGCTTTTAAAAATCCAAAAACAACATAAGATAAGCGGGCATTCATGAATTTTACTTTTTCAGAAGTAGCTTCGGTTAGCTGGTTATGTAGATTTTCTCTGAGGCGTGGCATTTCCAGCATAAATAAGAATAAAGCAATCAGATACACAAGAAAACTCACAAGGTATTCAGGAATTTTTGCTGCTAAGACAGCGATATTGCCTAGCTGTAACCTCTGACTTATTGCTTGGGTGGTCGAATCGAGTGTACTCATTAATTCGTTTGTTACTTTTTCTACAAATTCCGGTGGCATATTCTTTGTGAAGTTATCCATATTATTTTCCCAGTGAATAAACACATTGTTAATCTGATTAATGTAGGTAGGCGCATTGTCTGCCAGATGAATGATTTGAGTGACTGCTCTGGTTACAGCATATGTTCCGAGTAACCCGATAAAAAGAAGAAAAAGCAGAAAGACCATAATTACCGCCATCTTCCTATTTACTCGAAGCCGAAACTGGATCCAGCGTATGGAAGGGTTTAAAAACAAGGCAGTGACGAGTGCGGCAATTAGCGGAACAGAAATCGGTAATATAAAATACCCAATAACGATGAGTACTATCGTAAGGAGGATAAGTGTCCATTGACGCTTAGTAAGATAGCTGAACAATTTATAAGGTGGCTCCCTTCTAACTTTGTATTTTTAATTATAACGAGGAAAAGAGTCGCTCACCAGAGTGGGTGGGCGACTCTTGAATAAGTTTCAGCTAGTCTTTGAAGTTGTTATGTGGTTTGATGTGCGGCTACATGCTCTTGCAATTTTTTAATTAAATTGTTCGCTTTATCAATAATACTTGAAGAAAATCCTTCTTGTTCTCCGTATTCTACCCCATGTGGATAGTGGTGTTTTCCTAACAGCGGTGTCAGCAGATGGATCACAGCATTTCCTTTATCCACGTCACCCTCCAGCGCATATCCTTGAATGCGGATGTAGTACGTTTTGTTTTTCTCTGGTGAGTCAATTCTGTAATCATAACTAACTCTTTCATAATCCCAGGATCCGCCTAAAATAAACCCATTACTTTCCATGATCATAGTGAGTCGTTTAATGTCAATTACTAATCCGTCGATTCCAGTACCTTCTAATCTCATTGCATACACCTCACAA encodes the following:
- the cyoE gene encoding heme o synthase — its product is MDNPRTVEPGASHVVNNSTVRETSMIADIKSLIKVGIINSNLITTFTGFWLAMYFTGTGFAGHWLTFILTMFGTAFLIAGGCIINNWYDRDIDHIMTRTVSRPTVTGSIPLSVILWMGIGTSSLGFIILLFTTLEAALFGAFGWFVYVVLYTMWSKRKYTINTVIGSFSGAVPPLIGWAAVEPGLRLEAVILFLIMFIWQTPHFLALAMKKKEDYKAAGIPMLPVVHGFKMTKRQVVVYVACLLPLPIYLVSLGGIFLTVAFVLSFGWLILGLAGFLMKDDYKWAKWMFVYSLNYLTILFLTMVLVTLPVSF
- a CDS encoding DUF420 domain-containing protein, which produces MPLLPTLSTFFIVLSAILIAIGWRLIVVNKPQAHRKAMIAASISALIFFIIYMSRTIFVGNTSFGGPDDIKIYYTVFLIFHIILATVGAVFGIVTLTLAFKRNLIKHRKVGPVTSIIWFCTAVTGVMVYLLLYVIYEGGKTTSMLKAIFGF
- a CDS encoding cytochrome (ubi)quinol oxidase subunit III yields the protein MSNEDVLNPKEMPHEPEKATLEGKNKFVGFWFFLGGETVLFACLFGTYLALNGSTMGENTPEHLFGLELVFIMTMLLLTSSLTSVYAMYHMKNNDFGKMQLWLGVTVVLGLGFLGCEIYEFVHYIHEYEFTFRSSAFGSAFYTLVGFHGGHVLFGLSWITALMIRNSRRGLNLYNAPKFYIASLYWHFIDVVWVFIFTVVYLMGKVG
- the ytvI gene encoding sporulation integral membrane protein YtvI, translating into MFSYLTKRQWTLILLTIVLIVIGYFILPISVPLIAALVTALFLNPSIRWIQFRLRVNRKMAVIMVFLLFLLFIGLLGTYAVTRAVTQIIHLADNAPTYINQINNVFIHWENNMDNFTKNMPPEFVEKVTNELMSTLDSTTQAISQRLQLGNIAVLAAKIPEYLVSFLVYLIALFLFMLEMPRLRENLHNQLTEATSEKVKFMNARLSYVVFGFLKAQFLVSIIIFIVSLIGLLWIAPEVAIVMALIIWVIDFIPIIGSIVILGPWSLYMFITGDIPLGTQLAVLAIILLAIRRTVEPKVMGSHIGLSPLATLIAMYLGLQLIGLTGFILGPLTLIAFNSAKEAGIIKWNLKL
- the ctaF gene encoding cytochrome c oxidase subunit IVB, whose amino-acid sequence is MANHSKSPSQQMDFEKRQHKEEMKQQVISFVMMILFTIIAFSMVLLEVNSYFLIPTLIILAVVQVLFQLYYFMHMKNKGHDMVAMMMYGGISVAILTIITFTTIIWW
- the ctaD gene encoding cytochrome c oxidase subunit I, whose translation is MSTAVAQNRGLGAAIWDYLTTVDHKKIAHLYLVSGGLFFLIGGLEAMIIRIQLMEPSNNFISAGLYNEMITMHGTTMIFLAAMPIIFALMNAVVPLQIGARDVAFPFLNSLGFWLFLFGGLLLNISWFTGAPDAGWTNYAPLSTTSPGHGVDYYVMGLQIAGAGTLIGGINFLVTIVNMRAPGMTYMRMPLFTWTVFVTSTLILFAFPALTVGLFLMMFDRMFGSAFFDVALGGNAMIWEHLFWIFGHPEVYILILPAFGAFSEIFSTFSKKRLFGYSAMVFATVLIGFLAFMVWAHHMFTVGLGPIANSIFAVATMAIAVPTGIKIFNWLFTMWGGNIKMNSAMLWSVAFIPTFTIGGMTGVMLAAAAADYQYHDTYFVVAHFHYVIVGGLVFGIFASLHYWWPKMFGQVLNEALGKWTFWLFFIGFHMTFFIQHFLGLIGMPRRYWTYQEGQGLEVGNMISTVGAFLMAIGTLVFIYNIVQTAVKGKKVSGDPWDGRTLEWSIPSPPPHYNFKQTPLVRGLDALWVEKSDGKKGMTPAEPLGDIHMPNNSILPFLMSLGLFIAGFGFIYQVDDKMWLTLVFIGMGITLGSMLTRSVKDDLGHHIHKEDLEKGAGE
- the ctaG gene encoding cytochrome c oxidase assembly factor CtaG, producing MWLELQIFGFRALWSPYYLLFVLVLSFLYFMITGPWRKKGETRPEARQQVMFYIGMALLYVIKGSPIDLLSHIMFTAHMIQMALYYLLFPILIIKGIPVWIWQKVFEVRGLKSVLSFLTRPLLALLLFNGFFSIYHMPQVFDYAKSSEWTHALITTGILFTAFCMWWAVYSPLDKTDRLSPILKIGYIFANGVLITPACGLIIFAGAPIYETYSQAGAWLQAMSLCVPTDVLTGISSQLSGPSFFTPMPVLHDQRLGGIVMKVSQEIIFGYIIAQIFFSWFNRERDTIDPLPSQMQTDS
- a CDS encoding GNAT family N-acetyltransferase, producing MEHATERIRFMPITVQAAQLLMKNPIGFYTSYGYPRNKSWPHDGLKVILPLYVELLENDRSEFGFGPWMMVDRKVGEILGDIGFKGQPKDGIIEIGYYVVVSKRNQGFATEAVKSMCDWAFQQPHVQTVQAQCDKRNISSQHVLFNNGFIQVSEKGSIITFMKEKYSRAVKSGTSLDQHQ
- the coxB gene encoding cytochrome c oxidase subunit II, giving the protein MRGWMGKFRSLILFGALTLFLSGCGVENMTALKPEGYGANLLFDLMMISIAIMLFVFIIVMAIYTFVLIRYRQKKGQEDYIPKQTEGNKALEIIWTVIPIILLLVLAVPTVQATFDLADTGAKNDEDALTIEVTGNQYWWHFNYKGQEITTSQDLYIPTGERVYLDLKSSDVIHSFWVPSIAGKMDTNPGENVNTMYLEAFEEGVYWGQCAELCGPSHSLMDFKVIAVSPEEFDQWVEDMKNVDPEAQPETASAQEGQELFNNNCMSCHAIGSGGAGIAPNLTNFGNRTMIAGILEPTKENLVDWIVNPDEIKPGNQMPANLVSEEEASKIADYLLQLKHSEVTPDSAGKNNQE
- a CDS encoding YugN family protein, with amino-acid sequence MRLEGTGIDGLVIDIKRLTMIMESNGFILGGSWDYERVSYDYRIDSPEKNKTYYIRIQGYALEGDVDKGNAVIHLLTPLLGKHHYPHGVEYGEQEGFSSSIIDKANNLIKKLQEHVAAHQTT